A single genomic interval of Stieleria maiorica harbors:
- a CDS encoding peptidylprolyl isomerase, producing the protein MSFFQITSRTQSASPRPVLRLLSAALLISVSIQSPSTLHGQVPALPVDLAPLPDDPATVMAVVGQSPILWGDIQPKVDGRINQVLEEKNLQLPPEQLAPARMNLARGALTQAIQTKMMSESFLLEQVGTQAAEKRREVSEMMTSRARQMFFENELQGLKEKYGTEDLTELDAKLRETGTSLRARQREFTDMMLGHMYMRSKIEKDPPVTIAEINAAYQHDLDSYRHKAKARWEQLSVLFANHPSREAARALIGEMGREVWYNEGWKETARQKSEEPFAADGGQHDWTSEGSLASKPIEQQLFSIPLDKMSEIIEDDQGLHIIRVLERKEAGVTPLAEVQDDIREKIKQEKIAASQAKMMREMQKQVPVWSMYPEDMPGAKPLRPTSIATGPTNDADYR; encoded by the coding sequence ATGTCTTTTTTTCAGATCACTTCGCGAACACAATCGGCGTCCCCCAGACCGGTGCTGCGTCTGCTTTCGGCCGCCCTGCTGATCAGCGTCTCCATCCAATCGCCCAGCACGCTGCACGGGCAAGTCCCCGCGCTGCCGGTCGATCTGGCCCCGTTGCCCGATGATCCGGCCACGGTCATGGCCGTCGTCGGTCAATCGCCGATCCTGTGGGGTGACATCCAGCCCAAAGTGGACGGGCGAATCAATCAGGTGCTCGAAGAGAAAAACCTCCAACTGCCTCCGGAACAACTCGCCCCGGCCCGCATGAACCTGGCCCGCGGCGCGCTGACCCAAGCGATCCAGACCAAGATGATGAGCGAGTCGTTTTTGCTGGAACAGGTCGGAACCCAAGCCGCCGAAAAACGCCGCGAAGTCAGCGAGATGATGACCAGCCGGGCGCGACAGATGTTCTTCGAAAACGAGCTTCAAGGGCTGAAAGAAAAGTATGGCACCGAAGACCTGACCGAACTGGACGCCAAGCTGCGGGAAACGGGAACATCATTGCGAGCGCGGCAGCGTGAGTTCACCGACATGATGCTCGGCCACATGTACATGCGCAGCAAGATTGAAAAAGACCCGCCGGTCACGATCGCCGAAATCAATGCCGCCTACCAACATGACCTGGACTCCTATCGCCACAAAGCCAAAGCGCGTTGGGAACAACTCTCGGTGCTGTTTGCCAACCATCCGTCGCGGGAAGCAGCGAGGGCATTGATCGGCGAAATGGGACGCGAGGTCTGGTACAACGAAGGCTGGAAGGAAACCGCACGTCAAAAGAGCGAAGAACCGTTTGCGGCCGATGGCGGACAACATGACTGGACGTCCGAAGGGTCGCTGGCGTCCAAGCCGATCGAACAGCAGCTGTTTTCGATTCCGCTAGACAAGATGAGCGAGATCATCGAGGACGATCAGGGGCTGCACATCATTCGTGTCTTGGAACGCAAGGAAGCCGGAGTGACGCCGCTGGCCGAAGTGCAAGACGACATCCGCGAGAAGATCAAACAAGAAAAGATCGCCGCCTCCCAAGCCAAGATGATGCGTGAGATGCAAAAACAGGTTCCGGTCTGGTCGATGTATCCCGAGGACATGCCCGGTGCCAAGCCGCTACGTCCGACCAGCATCGCGACCGGGCCGACCAACGATGCGGATTACCGATAA
- the tsaB gene encoding tRNA (adenosine(37)-N6)-threonylcarbamoyltransferase complex dimerization subunit type 1 TsaB, giving the protein MIQLALETTGTNGSIAVLDGKNVLRDRRFGRQRRTAADIAGQLDAALRWCDQRELQPAAIAVAVGPGSFTGLRIAITTAKTLAYALEIPVIPVGSLAAIAAVTLHEQPAEHVLVGLNAYRRQVFAAEFSREELTRDNLIHRCDDRAQVLARGDWDRRVAETLELSDRVIAGDRSIHADSAADRVSVCENSDAVGVGLVAAGLVAGSRAQPPECFSDPFALSARYLKPSAAEEKAASR; this is encoded by the coding sequence ATGATTCAGCTCGCCCTGGAAACCACCGGAACAAACGGCTCGATCGCGGTTTTGGATGGCAAAAACGTGCTGCGGGATCGGCGATTCGGCCGGCAGCGTCGGACCGCCGCCGACATCGCGGGCCAATTGGATGCCGCACTCCGCTGGTGCGACCAGCGTGAGCTGCAGCCGGCCGCGATCGCGGTGGCGGTCGGTCCGGGATCGTTCACGGGGCTGCGAATCGCGATCACAACGGCGAAAACGCTGGCCTATGCCTTGGAAATCCCCGTGATTCCGGTCGGTTCACTCGCGGCGATCGCGGCGGTGACCCTGCACGAGCAGCCCGCCGAGCACGTTCTGGTGGGCCTGAACGCCTACCGCCGCCAAGTTTTTGCCGCCGAATTCTCACGCGAGGAACTGACCCGCGACAATTTGATCCACCGCTGCGACGACCGTGCCCAGGTACTCGCGCGAGGCGACTGGGATCGCCGCGTCGCCGAAACGCTCGAGTTGTCCGATCGGGTGATCGCGGGGGATCGTTCCATTCATGCCGATTCGGCGGCCGATCGGGTGTCCGTCTGTGAAAACTCCGATGCCGTCGGCGTGGGGCTGGTCGCGGCCGGCTTGGTCGCCGGATCGCGGGCACAGCCGCCGGAATGTTTCAGCGATCCGTTTGCGCTCTCCGCCCGCTATCTCAAGCCGAGTGCGGCTGAGGAGAAGGCAGCTTCACGCTGA
- a CDS encoding DUF3859 domain-containing protein: protein MTKQRPEVSVRTYGRYSKWDSGSKELPSFLECTTWIPAEVDVEFGLVINVVGGKNLPLHFCIDHPGIRDAKGKRRPPFEDVVYVKTNDWDFYLGDTVWEPIHDKLGTWRMTLTLEDQIVAEQSFEIYDPANQRRAAEPLRRQYRLLWIPGL, encoded by the coding sequence ATGACGAAACAGAGACCTGAAGTCAGTGTGCGAACCTATGGACGGTATTCGAAATGGGATTCCGGGTCGAAGGAATTGCCGTCGTTTCTGGAATGCACGACGTGGATCCCGGCGGAGGTGGACGTCGAATTCGGGTTGGTGATCAACGTGGTCGGCGGCAAGAATCTGCCGCTGCACTTTTGCATCGACCACCCCGGGATTCGAGATGCCAAGGGCAAACGTCGCCCACCCTTCGAAGACGTGGTCTACGTGAAAACAAATGACTGGGATTTCTATCTGGGCGACACCGTTTGGGAACCGATCCATGACAAACTCGGCACCTGGCGAATGACGCTCACTTTGGAAGACCAAATCGTGGCTGAGCAAAGTTTCGAAATCTATGACCCCGCCAACCAGCGGCGCGCCGCCGAACCGCTGCGCCGCCAGTATCGCCTGCTATGGATCCCCGGGCTTTAG
- a CDS encoding YqjF family protein, translating into MIDRLAPSQRPPGANSGTQRWESLLFCHWEIDPAQLRPHLPAAMELDTYDGRAFVGIVPFKMRHIRPSWLPHRFAFNFLETNVRTYVVHNDRPGVYFFSLDASSRLAVMAARIGWSLPYHFARMSSEQCGDEQIYQSVRRGGHAKHRVAFRVTDHLGPSVPDSLEHFLFERYLLFVEKNRHVYCGQVHHDPYDVWSAEVTEIDDQLVTAAGLPNPQQQPALAHFSPGVDVEVFAIAR; encoded by the coding sequence ATGATCGATCGCTTGGCACCCTCGCAACGACCTCCCGGAGCCAATTCAGGCACGCAACGTTGGGAATCATTGCTGTTTTGTCACTGGGAAATCGATCCGGCCCAACTGCGGCCCCATCTTCCCGCTGCGATGGAATTGGACACGTACGACGGCCGCGCGTTCGTCGGGATCGTTCCCTTTAAGATGCGCCACATTCGCCCGTCCTGGCTGCCACACCGCTTCGCATTCAACTTTCTGGAAACCAACGTCCGCACCTATGTGGTCCACAACGACCGCCCCGGCGTCTACTTCTTTTCACTTGACGCCAGTTCCCGTTTGGCGGTCATGGCGGCACGGATCGGTTGGTCGCTGCCCTACCATTTCGCTCGGATGTCCAGCGAACAATGTGGCGACGAGCAAATCTACCAGAGCGTTCGCCGCGGCGGACATGCCAAACACCGAGTCGCGTTTCGCGTGACCGATCACTTGGGCCCCTCCGTCCCCGACTCGCTGGAACACTTTTTGTTTGAACGCTACTTGTTGTTCGTCGAAAAGAACCGGCATGTGTATTGCGGCCAAGTCCACCACGATCCCTATGACGTCTGGTCGGCCGAAGTGACGGAGATCGACGACCAGCTGGTCACCGCCGCCGGGCTACCGAATCCGCAGCAACAGCCCGCACTCGCGCACTTCTCCCCCGGTGTGGACGTCGAAGTGTTCGCCATTGCAAGGTAG
- a CDS encoding metallophosphoesterase family protein: MTRTAILSDIHGNLTALRAVLEHVQTQQVDRIVCLGDVVGYGPQPCECLDVVMEFAFCVLGNHDSSALFDPEGFNAAAEQAIFWTRSKLENHAGESAEDSGHANASRRRLDFLCALPRTIREENILFVHGSPRGPTNEYVMPEDIQNSKKMEKLFSLVPHLCFQGHTHVPGIFTTDLQFLRPNDVAEGYDVSDPSARLMINVGSVGQPRDLDPRSCYVIYDQQQVFFHRVEYDIEDTIAKIEAETELDNFLGYRLRDGR; this comes from the coding sequence GTGACCCGAACTGCGATCCTAAGCGATATCCACGGCAACCTGACCGCGCTGCGCGCCGTGCTGGAACATGTCCAAACCCAACAAGTCGACCGCATCGTTTGTCTGGGCGACGTCGTCGGCTACGGCCCCCAGCCCTGCGAATGCCTGGACGTGGTGATGGAGTTCGCGTTCTGCGTGCTCGGCAACCACGACAGCAGCGCGCTGTTTGACCCCGAAGGCTTCAACGCGGCAGCCGAACAAGCGATCTTTTGGACCCGCAGCAAGCTGGAGAACCACGCCGGTGAGTCCGCCGAGGACTCCGGACATGCCAACGCCTCGCGGCGACGGTTGGATTTTCTGTGTGCCCTGCCACGCACCATCCGCGAAGAAAACATCCTGTTCGTGCACGGTTCCCCACGCGGACCGACCAACGAATATGTCATGCCCGAAGACATCCAGAACAGCAAGAAGATGGAAAAGCTGTTCTCGCTGGTCCCGCACCTGTGTTTCCAAGGCCACACCCACGTGCCAGGGATCTTCACCACCGACCTGCAGTTTCTCCGTCCCAATGACGTCGCCGAAGGCTATGACGTCAGTGATCCGTCGGCGCGGCTGATGATCAACGTCGGCAGCGTCGGACAACCACGTGATCTGGATCCGCGCAGCTGTTACGTGATCTACGACCAGCAACAGGTCTTCTTTCACCGCGTCGAATACGACATCGAAGACACGATCGCGAAGATCGAAGCCGAGACGGAACTCGATAATTTTCTCGGCTACCGACTCCGCGACGGCCGCTAG
- a CDS encoding multiheme c-type cytochrome, protein MRKSILFGLSILLIAGIVYINSRQDAERDAARLLEKVDRADGWDNDSELNPSSQSTKTNNAPPPADFTVDWEPGGNWFVSKRGDESELMLPFRPQMIPSPAKDLAPVNANPGFLGADACQPCHQDRHASFVHTAHHRTSAIASQATIAGSFQPPANTLSTTSPNLSFKMIRRDERLFQQVSLFGWKCDIPFDLSTGSSKLGQTYLFWHDDALFQMNVSYITSTAGWVNSPGYPDGQAIYNRPVTYRCLECHTTWADVRGLPNHYTPESLVLGISCERCHGPGRDHVQFHQQNPDEKKSRFITHPASLSRQQQLEICGQCHYGMPKLKGQPYQFRPGDELSDHYDPPPTDVAGGVHSSNQLVRLGESACFTESDMTCTTCHNPHQSERGNRKLFSKRCLQCHQASNCGMEPMLGRQLGENCIDCHMPAGASEHMFMDTSQGKVFPPLRDHHIRVDQDLTEAYLRSIGR, encoded by the coding sequence ATGCGAAAAAGCATCCTGTTCGGATTATCGATTCTGTTGATCGCGGGGATCGTTTACATCAATTCGCGGCAAGATGCCGAACGCGATGCCGCTCGTCTGCTTGAAAAAGTCGACCGAGCCGACGGTTGGGACAACGATTCCGAATTGAATCCGTCATCGCAATCAACCAAGACGAACAATGCGCCCCCACCGGCGGATTTCACCGTCGATTGGGAGCCGGGCGGCAACTGGTTCGTTTCGAAACGGGGAGACGAGAGTGAGTTGATGCTGCCGTTTCGTCCGCAAATGATTCCCAGCCCTGCCAAGGACTTGGCGCCGGTCAACGCGAACCCAGGGTTTCTGGGGGCCGACGCGTGCCAGCCGTGTCACCAAGATCGCCATGCGTCGTTCGTTCACACCGCTCATCACCGCACCAGTGCGATCGCCAGCCAGGCGACGATCGCCGGTTCATTTCAGCCACCCGCCAACACATTGTCGACGACCAGCCCGAATCTATCGTTCAAGATGATCCGGCGCGACGAACGATTGTTTCAACAGGTTTCGCTGTTCGGATGGAAATGTGATATTCCGTTCGACCTGTCAACCGGGTCGTCCAAACTCGGGCAGACGTATTTGTTCTGGCACGACGATGCGCTTTTCCAAATGAACGTTTCGTACATCACCAGCACCGCCGGCTGGGTCAACAGCCCCGGCTACCCTGACGGTCAAGCGATCTATAACCGACCGGTCACCTACCGCTGTTTGGAATGTCATACGACCTGGGCAGACGTTCGGGGCTTGCCGAATCACTACACCCCCGAGTCGCTGGTGCTGGGGATTTCATGCGAACGTTGCCACGGTCCGGGACGAGATCATGTGCAATTTCATCAACAGAATCCCGACGAGAAGAAATCGCGATTCATCACGCATCCTGCATCGCTCTCGCGGCAACAACAATTGGAGATTTGCGGACAGTGCCATTACGGGATGCCGAAGCTGAAAGGCCAGCCGTATCAGTTCCGTCCCGGCGATGAGCTGTCGGATCACTATGACCCGCCGCCGACGGACGTGGCCGGTGGCGTTCATTCGAGTAACCAGTTGGTGCGATTGGGCGAAAGTGCGTGTTTTACCGAAAGCGACATGACGTGCACGACGTGTCACAATCCGCACCAAAGCGAACGCGGCAATCGCAAACTGTTTTCAAAACGCTGTCTGCAATGTCACCAGGCATCGAATTGTGGCATGGAACCGATGCTCGGTCGGCAGTTGGGGGAAAACTGTATCGATTGCCACATGCCGGCCGGGGCGAGCGAACACATGTTCATGGACACGTCGCAAGGGAAGGTCTTTCCGCCCCTTCGTGACCACCACATTCGCGTGGACCAGGACCTGACCGAGGCATATCTACGGTCGATCGGTCGGTAG
- a CDS encoding ThuA domain-containing protein has product MNRVTRRAITVALLSVFVITALPGFQAQASAEDAKLRALIIDGQNNHTAWPQTTMMTKKYLEDSGRFTVDIQRTQFTWKGGKLLEQFPLEDGKQYQDLPQPKSDPDFKPDFADYDVVISNFGWNAAPWPEATQKALEGFIGGGGGLVVIHAADNSFAEWNEFNKMIGLGGWGGRNEESGPYVYLNLDGEVVRDTSAGPGGNHGPAHEYQVVVRTPDHPIVKGLPSAWMHTKDELYQKLRGPAVNMTILATAYADPQYKGTGRHEPKLMTIDYGKGRIFHTTMGHDAVSFSGVGFITTLVRGCEWAATGDVTLTDVPEDFPSPTESSAREF; this is encoded by the coding sequence ATGAATCGAGTCACTCGCCGCGCGATCACCGTCGCACTGCTGTCCGTCTTTGTCATCACAGCCCTTCCCGGATTTCAGGCCCAAGCGAGTGCTGAAGACGCGAAACTTCGGGCGTTGATCATCGACGGTCAAAACAATCACACCGCTTGGCCCCAAACCACGATGATGACGAAGAAATACCTGGAGGATTCAGGCCGCTTCACCGTCGACATCCAGCGGACGCAATTCACTTGGAAAGGCGGCAAACTGCTCGAACAATTCCCGCTCGAGGACGGCAAGCAGTACCAGGACCTGCCCCAACCCAAATCGGATCCGGATTTCAAACCCGACTTCGCCGACTACGACGTCGTGATCAGCAACTTCGGTTGGAACGCGGCGCCCTGGCCCGAAGCGACCCAAAAGGCATTGGAGGGCTTCATCGGAGGTGGCGGCGGTCTGGTCGTGATTCACGCCGCCGACAACTCGTTCGCCGAATGGAACGAGTTCAACAAGATGATCGGCCTGGGCGGCTGGGGCGGCCGAAACGAAGAATCCGGCCCCTACGTCTACCTGAATCTGGACGGCGAAGTCGTCCGCGACACCAGCGCCGGACCGGGCGGGAACCACGGGCCGGCGCACGAGTACCAGGTCGTCGTCCGCACGCCCGATCACCCGATCGTCAAAGGTCTGCCGAGCGCCTGGATGCACACCAAAGACGAACTGTATCAAAAGCTCCGCGGACCGGCGGTCAACATGACCATCCTGGCCACCGCCTACGCCGACCCCCAATACAAAGGGACCGGCCGCCACGAACCCAAGCTAATGACGATCGACTACGGCAAGGGGCGGATCTTCCACACCACGATGGGACACGACGCAGTCTCCTTCAGCGGCGTCGGGTTCATCACCACGTTGGTCCGCGGCTGTGAATGGGCGGCGACGGGCGACGTGACCTTGACCGACGTGCCGGAGGATTTCCCGAGTCCGACGGAAAGTAGCGCGCGGGAGTTTTAG
- a CDS encoding DUF1559 domain-containing protein, with protein MKRHAKSGFTLVELLVVIAIIGILVGLLLPAVQAAREAARRMSCSNNFRQIGIAVHNYHAAYKELPMHGVGTTSPGGAAPPFGQTGPNHDWWRNYSHSNSWRLSALVGLTPFMEQQGIWDQISNPNNKDAVDPTVVYNPPWPPMGPVPTQARYIPWVTEIPTLRCPSDPGVGLPALGRTNYAVNLGDSCYWSIRGGRQFPNPEDGTYPETNGWMRHSLATDRGMFVQHKRAKFRDVLDGLSNTIAMAEIATDLGDRDKRTLADHESTQAWALIRDNPKWCEDQGYLDPDRPRFWEPNLRMMNRTNGRGFRWADHRVEMTTIHTILPPNSEICAQRNPGGTFLAPPSSRHQGGAHILMGDGAVVFMTDSVEAGNSRAGMVWRNGTGGQTPGSISPYGLWGALGTRASNETIEEQLNQ; from the coding sequence ATGAAACGGCATGCGAAATCGGGCTTCACGCTTGTGGAGCTGTTGGTTGTCATCGCCATTATCGGCATTCTGGTCGGGCTGCTGCTGCCGGCAGTCCAAGCGGCTCGCGAGGCGGCGCGACGGATGAGCTGCAGTAACAATTTTCGGCAAATCGGGATCGCCGTGCACAACTACCACGCGGCCTACAAAGAGCTGCCGATGCACGGGGTGGGAACGACCAGCCCCGGCGGCGCCGCCCCCCCATTCGGCCAAACGGGACCGAACCATGACTGGTGGCGAAACTACTCCCACTCCAACTCGTGGCGGCTGAGCGCCCTGGTCGGGCTGACCCCGTTCATGGAGCAGCAAGGGATTTGGGACCAAATCTCCAACCCCAACAACAAGGACGCCGTCGACCCGACGGTGGTCTACAATCCGCCCTGGCCGCCGATGGGACCAGTCCCCACTCAGGCCAGGTACATCCCCTGGGTGACGGAAATCCCGACCCTGCGCTGCCCCAGTGACCCGGGCGTCGGCTTGCCGGCCCTGGGACGAACCAACTACGCCGTCAACTTGGGCGATTCCTGCTATTGGTCGATCCGAGGTGGGCGTCAATTCCCCAACCCGGAAGACGGAACGTACCCGGAAACCAACGGCTGGATGCGGCACTCATTAGCGACCGACCGCGGGATGTTTGTCCAGCACAAGCGGGCCAAATTCCGCGACGTGTTGGATGGCTTGTCCAACACGATCGCGATGGCCGAAATCGCGACCGACTTGGGTGACCGCGACAAACGGACGCTGGCTGATCATGAATCGACCCAAGCATGGGCGTTGATTCGGGACAATCCGAAATGGTGCGAAGATCAAGGTTACCTCGATCCCGATCGTCCTCGATTCTGGGAGCCGAACCTGCGGATGATGAACCGCACCAATGGGCGCGGCTTCCGCTGGGCGGATCACCGAGTCGAGATGACCACGATCCACACGATCCTGCCGCCCAACTCGGAAATCTGTGCCCAACGTAATCCCGGCGGGACCTTCCTGGCACCGCCCAGTAGCCGCCACCAAGGCGGTGCGCACATCCTGATGGGCGATGGGGCGGTCGTGTTCATGACCGATTCGGTCGAAGCCGGAAACAGTCGCGCCGGTATGGTTTGGCGAAATGGTACCGGTGGACAAACCCCCGGCAGCATCAGCCCCTACGGCCTTTGGGGTGCCCTGGGCACACGGGCGAGCAATGAAACGATTGAAGAACAGCTCAATCAATAG
- a CDS encoding metallophosphoesterase family protein: MKRALISDIHGNLEALLAVLADIGTQSVDEIYCLGDIIGYGPNPCECLDQVMQHCKVTILGNHDQAALFDPDGFNPMALQAIYWTRDQLDNGPGNASQVNGRWDFLGELPRYYDEDQYKFVHGSPRDPTNEYVFPEYIFDQRKMEILFGKVKQYCFMGHTHLPGIFTTNCEFIQPDECDYQYRLTSEKAMVNVGSVGQPRDEDNRACYVILDKDAPGGPLVTYRRVEYDIEATANKIYAQPDLSDQLGDRIKHGR; encoded by the coding sequence GTGAAGCGAGCCCTGATCAGCGACATTCACGGCAACCTTGAAGCGCTGCTCGCGGTTCTGGCCGATATCGGTACCCAATCGGTAGACGAAATTTACTGCCTGGGCGACATCATTGGCTATGGGCCCAATCCCTGTGAATGCCTGGACCAGGTGATGCAACACTGCAAGGTCACCATCTTGGGCAACCACGATCAAGCCGCTTTGTTCGATCCCGACGGATTCAACCCGATGGCGTTGCAGGCGATCTACTGGACCCGCGACCAATTGGACAACGGCCCCGGCAACGCCTCCCAGGTCAACGGTCGCTGGGATTTCCTGGGCGAGCTGCCCCGCTACTACGACGAGGATCAATACAAGTTCGTCCACGGCTCCCCCCGTGACCCGACCAACGAATACGTTTTCCCCGAATACATCTTCGATCAGCGGAAAATGGAAATCCTGTTCGGCAAGGTCAAGCAATACTGCTTCATGGGACACACGCACCTGCCGGGCATCTTCACGACCAACTGCGAATTCATCCAGCCCGATGAGTGCGACTACCAATACCGGCTGACCAGCGAAAAAGCGATGGTCAACGTCGGCAGCGTCGGCCAACCGCGCGACGAAGACAACCGCGCGTGCTACGTCATCCTGGACAAAGACGCCCCCGGCGGGCCGTTGGTGACCTACCGCCGAGTCGAGTACGACATTGAAGCGACCGCCAACAAGATTTACGCCCAACCCGACTTGTCCGACCAACTCGGCGACCGAATCAAACACGGACGTTAA